The Mercenaria mercenaria strain notata chromosome 8, MADL_Memer_1, whole genome shotgun sequence genome has a segment encoding these proteins:
- the LOC123546201 gene encoding uncharacterized protein LOC123546201 produces the protein MSSLPLYLLSAGSCCTCYLLTVVAVNHCICYLVALVAVNRPLCYLPAVVTLNRCICYLLAVVAVNRPLCYLLAVVSVNRCICYLLAVVALNRCIGYLLSVVALNRCICYLLAVVAVNRCICYPLAVVAVNRPLCYLLAVVALNRCIGYLLAVVAVNRPLCYLLAVVAVNRCICYLLAVVAVNRPLCYLLAVVAVNRPLCYLLAVVAVNRRICYLLAEVAVNRRICYLTALPAICWQ, from the coding sequence ATGAGCAGTTTACCGTTGTATCTACTATCTGCTGGCAGCTGCTGTACCTGCTATCTGCTGACAGTAGTAGCAGTAAACCACTGTATCTGCTATCTTGTGGCATTAGTAGCAGTAAACCGCCCTCTCTGCTATCTACCGGCAGTAGTAACATTAAACCGCTGTATCTGCTATCtactggcagtagtagcagttaaccgCCCTCTCTGCTATCTGCTGGCAGTAGTATCAGTTAACCGCTGTATCTGCTatctgctggcagtagtagcattAAACCGCTGTATCGGCTATCTTCTGTCAGTAGTAGCATTAAACCGCTGTATCTGCTATCttctggcagtagtagcagttaaccgCTGTATCTGCTATccgctggcagtagtagcagtaaacCGCCCTCTCTGCTatctgctggcagtagtagcattAAACCGCTGTATCGGCTATCtactggcagtagtagcagttaaccgCCCTCTCTGCTatctgctggcagtagtagcagttaaccgCTGTATCTGCTatctgctggcagtagtagcagttaaccgCCCTCTCTGCTATCtactggcagtagtagcagttaaccgCCCTCTCTGCTatctgctggcagtagtagcagttaaccgCCGTATCTGCTATCTGCTGGCAGAAGTAGCAGTTAACCGCCGTATCTGCTATCTAACCGCCCTCCCTGCTatctgctggcagtag